A single region of the Pseudomonas sp. B21-023 genome encodes:
- the tauC gene encoding taurine ABC transporter permease TauC: MSSIELPAAAKQPPRTPPVVKTRKPLPTRWISALTLASLLLVWWLVTTAGWIEPLFLPSPADILAKGWTLLTQGYMDASLWQHLGASLGRIGLALLAATLTAIPVGIAIGYNRVARGILDPLIEFYRPIPPLAYLPLIVIWCGIGELSKVLLIYLAIFAPIAIATATGVRTVDPAKLRAAQSLGASKIQLIRHVILPSALPDILTGIRIGLGVGWSTLVAAELIAATSGLGFMVQSAAQFLVTDVVVLGILLIALIAFALEMGLRALQRKLVPWHGQSH, from the coding sequence ATGAGCAGCATCGAATTGCCGGCCGCCGCCAAGCAGCCCCCCCGGACGCCACCTGTCGTGAAAACCCGCAAGCCCTTGCCGACCCGCTGGATCAGCGCCCTCACCCTGGCCTCGCTGCTGTTGGTGTGGTGGCTGGTTACCACCGCCGGCTGGATCGAGCCGCTGTTCCTGCCCTCGCCCGCCGATATCCTGGCCAAGGGTTGGACGCTGCTCACCCAGGGCTACATGGACGCCAGCCTGTGGCAGCACCTGGGCGCGAGCCTGGGGCGCATCGGCCTGGCGCTGCTGGCCGCCACCCTGACCGCCATCCCGGTAGGCATCGCCATCGGCTACAACCGCGTGGCCCGCGGCATCCTTGATCCGCTGATCGAGTTCTACCGACCGATTCCGCCACTGGCCTACCTGCCGCTGATCGTCATCTGGTGCGGCATAGGCGAGCTGTCGAAAGTGCTTTTGATCTACCTGGCGATCTTCGCCCCGATTGCCATCGCTACCGCCACCGGCGTGCGCACCGTCGACCCCGCCAAGCTGCGCGCGGCGCAGTCGCTGGGCGCCAGCAAAATCCAGCTGATCCGCCATGTGATCCTGCCCAGTGCACTGCCCGACATCCTCACCGGCATCCGCATCGGCCTCGGCGTGGGCTGGTCGACGCTGGTGGCCGCCGAGCTGATCGCCGCCACCAGTGGCCTGGGCTTCATGGTGCAGTCGGCAGCGCAGTTCCTGGTCACCGATGTGGTGGTCCTGGGGATCCTGCTGATCGCCCTGATCGCCTTCGCCCTGGAGATGGGCCTGCGCGCCCTGCAGCGCAAGCTGGTGCCCTGGCACGGCCAGAGCCATTGA